The genomic window cagggcggCGGTGGAggtgggggagggggaaaaCGGGGGTTGGGGGGGTTGGGGACATCGCGAGGGAcgctggggacaccaggacacGGGGACAGACCGGGTGCTGGAGGTGGGGTAGGGGGcacggggacaccggggacactgctggggacaccactggggacactgctggggacactggggacacccaggaaGGGACACGGAGGCAAACGGGggggcatggggacactggggacacccagggaggGACACGGAGCCAAAcgggggacactggggacactggggacacccagggacgGACACAGAGGCaaactggggacactggggacaccaggacacGGCGACAGACCGGGTGCTGGAGGTGGGGTAGGGGGCACGGGGACACTGCTGAGGACaccactggggacagtggggacacccaggggaggACATGGAGACAaactgggggacacagggacactggggacactggggacaccggggtgCAGGGTCACTCTGGGTGCtggaggtggggctggggacacggggacactggggggactggggacactgggaatggggggcatggggacactggggacactggatACACTGAGGGGGAGACACAGAGACAaactgggggacacagggacactggggacactgggggcgTTGGGAATGGGGTGCAGGGACGCGGGGACGCTGGgggtgagccctggggacatggggacactgggagtggcaggggctgggggtggcaccggagggggcctggggacagcggggccaCCAGAGACGGGGACACACGGGATGGGACACGGGTACAGGGAGGTGGGGAcgctggggacactgggagtgGCACATGGGGACACTcggggtgctgggggtggggacacagggacactggggacaccaggggtgggacacagggagccaaggggtgctgggggtggggacaccgggacagcagcagggacacggGGGCACAGGGACgcagggacacctgggatgGCACCTGGGAACCTGCCgggggctggggacatggggacagctctggggacagcgctggggacagcagggacagtggggacaacGGAGACAGCACCACTGCCAcgtcccctctgtgcccccaaggcccctgtgccaccccagtgtccccaaccCTCCGCgtcaccccagtgccaccaagTCCCAATGGCACTCCAGTGTCCCTCCGTGTGTCCCCAATGCCACCAAGTCCCAATGGCACCCCAATGTCCCACTGTGTCACTCCAATGTCCCCAAGCCCCAATGGCACCCCAATGTCCCACCGTGTGTCCCCAGTGCTACCAAGCCCCAATGGCAGCCCAATGTCCCTCCATGCCACCCCAATGTCCCACTGTGTCACCCCAATGTTCCTAAGCCCCAGTGGCAGCCCCATGTCCCTCCATGCCACCCCAATGTCCCACTGTGTCACCCCAATGTTCCCAAGCCCCAGTGGCAGTCCCATGTCCCTCCATGTCACCGCAATGTCCCCATCACCCCCCTTGTCACCCCAGACGCCCACGAGGTCCCTGTCACAGGCCACCCTGGGGGCGTCTGGTGCCACCCTGGGGGCGTCTGGTGCCACCAAGGGGGGGTCCTGGGCCACCATGGGGGACTCTGGGGCCACCATGAAGAGGAACCAGGCCACTGTGGGGGTGCCTCAACCCACCCCAGCCGGACCTGGGGCCACCACGGCGGGGCCTGGGGCCACCATGGGGGACTCTGGGACCACCATGAAGAGGAACCGGGTCACTACGGGGATGCCTCAACCCACTCCAGATGAGGACTCTGGGGCCACCACGGCAGGGTCCGGGGCCACCGTGCAGGACTCCAGGACCACCACGGCGGGATCCGGTGCCACCAGGAGGTGGTGGCGGGTGGCCGCGGGCCGGGCTCGCTCGGTTCTGGCCCGGTTCCGCTCGGTTCTGGCCCGGTTCCGCCGCCGCTGGGATGCTCTGGCCACGGCCTGGGCTCTGGCGCTGCTCTTCGGGCTGCCCCAGGTCGGCATCTTCGGGCAGCGCGAGGTGGCCCCGGGCGAGAGCGACTGCTGGGCCACCTTCGcgcagccctggggagcccgCGCCTATGTCACCTGGGTGGCGCTGGCCGTGCTGGTGGCACCGGCCGTGCTGCTCggggtgctgctggtggccgTGGCCCGAGCGCTCCGCGGGTcccccgggggtcccggggggctcGGCCGGGCCCGGGCCAAGAGCCACCGCATGGCCgtggtggtgctgggagtgTTCGTGCTCTGCTGGACGCCCTTCTTCTGCGCCCAGCTCTGGGCCGTGTGGGACCCCCGAGCGCCACGGGAAGGTGAGAGGGGAtagggggacagggacagggagacacggggacacagggacacagggacaggggacatggggacatggggacatggggacatggggacagttGTTGCTCTGCTGGACCCCCTTCTTCTGCGCCCAGCTCTGGGCCGTGTGGGACCCCCGAGCGCCATGGGAAGGTgagaggggacatggggacacatggggacgtggacagggggacaggggaacagggacatggggacggGAGAcaggggacaggatggggacatggagaccggaacacagggacagggacaggggacaggatggggacatggggacagggacacagggagaggggacaggatggggacatggggacaggaacacagggacaggtggttacagggatggggacacggggacagggacaggggacatgggaaCATGGGGACAGTTGTTGCTCTGCTGGGCCCCCTTCTTCTGCGCCCAGCTCTGGGCCGTGTGGGACCCCCGAGCACCCTGGGAAggtgagaggggacagggggacacatggggacatggacaggggacaggatggggacctggggacaggaacacaggaacagggacaggggacaggatggggacatggggacagggacacaggaacagggacaggggacaggatggggacatggggacagggacacagggacaggtggctacagggacggggacacagggacaggggacatggggacggGGGATGGGGTCACAGGAACAGGGTGgagacatggggacaggggacacagggacaggtggTTACAGGgacggggacatggggacagggacaggtggtTACAGGgacggggacatggggacagggggatggGGTCACAGGAACAGGGTGgagacatggggacaggggacacagggacaggtggttacagggacggggacagggggatggggatggggtcACAGGAACAGGGTGGAGACATGGCGACAGGAGACAGAGGGGCAGgcgtggggacatggggatgtaGGGGACAGAGGGGTGGGGCACATGAGGACAGGGTCACAGGGACTGGAGACACGGGGATGTGATGGGCGtgggggaatggggatgggggacatggggctgtggggacagggacaaggtgACAGGAACACAAtgatggggacatggggatggggccagggaggtgacagggccagggaggtgacagggctgtggggacactgggacagccAAGGGTGACCCCGGTATTTTCCCAcgccaggctgggctctgcctgggggTGGGTGTCACCCAGTGTCCCcctcccaggggtgtccccagctgtccccagctgtccccagctgtccccgtgtccccagggcccGCGTTCACCATCCTGATGCTCCTGGCCAGCCTGACCAGCTGCACCAACCCCTGGATCTCGGCCGCCttcagcaccagcctggcccGGGCCATGGCCcggctgctgtgtccctgccgCCACCGTGGGGACACCGGGTGACATCGGTGACACCGAGTGACACAGGGCCATGGCCgggctgctgtgtccctgccgCCACCGTGGGGACATCGGGTGACATCGGTGACACCGAGTgacacagggtgacacagggcCATGGCCCGGCTGCTGTGTCCCTTCCGCCACCGTGGGGACATCGGGTGACATTGGTGACACCGAGTgacacagggtgacacagggcCATGGCCcggctgctgtgtccctgccgCCACCGTGGGGACATCGGGTGACATCGGTGACACCGAGTGACAGACAGTGACACAGGACCATGGCCcggctgctgtgtccctgccaccaCCGTGGGGACACCGAGTGACACCGAGTgacacagggtgacacagggccctggcccagctgctgtgtccctgccgccactgccatggggacaccgggTGACATCGGTGACACCAAATGACAGAGAGTGACACAGGGCCATGCCCcaagtgctgtgtccctgccaccaCCGTGGGGACACCAGGTGACATCAGTGACACAGAGTGACACAGGGCCATGGCAtgagtgctgtgtccctgccaccaCCGCCATGGGGACACCAGATGACATCGGTGACACCGAGTGACACAGGGCCATGGCCgggctgctgtgtccctgccgCCACCACCACGGGGACACTGGGTGACATTGGTgacacagggtgacacagggtgacacagggcCATGCCCcgagtgctgtgtccctgctgccactgcagcgGTGACACCGGGTGACGCTGGCTCACATGGGGTCACATGGGGTgacacagggtgacacagggtAAGAGGGCcatgtcctgtgtccctgctgctgctgctgctgctcagtcaCACGAGGTCACCCAGGGTGACACGAGGTGACgggggtgacacagggtgaCAGGAGTGACAGAGGGTGACAAGAGGTGACACAAAGGCCTGAATGAGGATGGGGCTCACACTGGTGACTTGTGTGACACGAGGACGCACAAGGGACACacacacggggacacgggggacacacAGGGCGGTCTCGTGTCACTCGAGGGGCTCGTGTCACACGGGGGGGGTCACTCCAGTGTCACACGGGGGGGGGGGTGACACAGTGGGGGTCActccagtgtcacacagtggGGGTCACTCCAGTGTCACATTGCTGGGGTCACACAGTGGGGGTCActccagtgtcacacagtggGGGTGACACAGTGGGGGTCACTCGAGTGTCACACAGGGTGGGGGTGACACAGTGGGGGTCACATGAGTGTCACACAGTGGGGGTCACTCCAGTGTCACACAGGGGTCACTCCAGTGTCACAAGGGGGGGGTGACACAGTGGGGGTCACTCCAGTGTCACACGAGGGTCACTCCAGTGTCACATTGCTGGGGTCACACAGTGGGGGTCACTCCAGTGTCACACGGGGGGGGGTCACTCCAGTGTCACACGGGGGTCACTCCAGTGTCACAGTGGGGGTCACTCCAGTGTCACATTGCTGGGGTCACACAAGGACCGAAGTCTTGCCCTGGGGGAGGGGTTGCACGAGGATTGGGGCTTTGGGGGCGGGGCTTGCACGAGTGGGCGGGGCTTGCACGAGGGGCCACACCCGAGCCTCGTGcaagggacagggggacacaccTGGAGACATAAGGGGAGGGCCAACCTCCCCTGCTCTGCGGAAAGCCAATCACcaataaagcagatttttacccaaattcctgatttttttttttgtgggacaTGGGAGATGAATAAAGAAGCCCCGGAGATAAATACAGGTAGCCCCCAAATCAAAAGAAATCGgctaaaaaaaggaagaaagaccCCAAAAATAGAGAGAAATCAGCccaaaagggagagaaaagggggaGGATCCCAAAAATAGAAATCTGCTCAAAAAGGTGGGGAAGGATCCCAAAATTAAGTGTAATTAGCCCaaaaagagggagggaaaggagggggaaatCCCCAAAATTGAAGGCATCAGCCCAAAAAGTGGGAAAGAtcccaaaaatcaaaataaatcagtCCAGAAAGTgcaaaaaaggaggaaaagatcCCAAAAAATGTGAGAAATCAGCCCAAAATGGAAGGAAGATCCCCCCAAAAGGGAAGAAATCAGACccaaaaagggagaaagaccccaaaataaagagaaatgagCCCAAAAATGGGTAAAGAAGACCctaaaaaattaagaaaaatcgGCCCAGAAAGGGGCAAAGGATcccaaaaatagaaataaattggCCCTGAAAAGGGGAAAGATCCCAACATACAGAGAAATCAGCccaaaaagaatgaaaaaaaatggggaatcgccccaaaaatcaaaaagaaattgCAGTGGCCATGGAGTTTATTGCATACAAAATGCTGCTTATTGTATACAAATGCTGTTAATTGAatataaaatgcagtttattgcgTACAAAATGCTGCTAATTGTATACAAAATGCCATTTATTGTATATAAAATGCAGTTTACTgcatacaaaatgcagtttattgcatacaaaatgctgcttattgaatataaaatgcagtttattgtatacaaaatgccatttattgtatataaaatgcagtttattgtatacaaaatgcagtttgttgtatacaaaatgcagtttattgcttataaaatgcagtttattgtgtatacaaaatacagtttattGTATATAAAATGCAGCTTATTgcatacaaaatgcagtttattatATACAAACTGCTGCTCATTGTatataaaatgcagtttattgtatacaAAATGTAGTTTATTGCATATAAAATTCAGTTTATTGTGTACAAAATGGTGTTTATTGTATACAAACTGCTGCTTATTGAatataaaatgcagtttatggTATACAAAATGCTGCTTATTGTGTACAAAATGCCATTTATTGTATACAAAATACAGTTTGTTGTAtataaaatgcagtttgtttTATACAAAATGGAGTTTATTGCATACAAAATACTGTTTATTGTGTACAAAATGCTGCTTGTTGTATACAAAATGCCATTTATTGTATAAAAAATGGAGTTTATTgcatacaaaatgcagtttattatatacaaaatgcagtttattatatacaaaatgctgcttattgaatataaaatgcagtttattgtgtGCAAAATGCTGCTAATGGAATACAAAATGCCATTTATTGTATACAAACTGCAGTTTATTGTGTCCAAGATTTTACAGCAGTCCAGAGTCGTGTGTG from Molothrus ater isolate BHLD 08-10-18 breed brown headed cowbird chromosome 38, BPBGC_Mater_1.1, whole genome shotgun sequence includes these protein-coding regions:
- the LOC118700822 gene encoding vasopressin V2 receptor-like, with the translated sequence TPAPVTPAPPRDAALAVAEVSVLSLLFLLAVTGNLLVLLALRPRARAPRAPGQPPARPARPLRRYLRHLSLADLAAAAGLVLPQLLWDLTDRFRGPDPLCRLTKYLQGVAMFASAYVAVAMAWDRHRAICRPLGTARGTARDTGRDRDGSGTPTRSLSQATLGASGATLGASGATKGGSWATMGDSGATMKRNQATVGVPQPTPAGPGATTAGPGATMGDSGTTMKRNRVTTGMPQPTPDEDSGATTAGSGATVQDSRTTTAGSGATRRWWRVAAGRARSVLARFRSVLARFRRRWDALATAWALALLFGLPQVGIFGQREVAPGESDCWATFAQPWGARAYVTWVALAVLVAPAVLLGVLLVAVARALRGSPGGPGGLGRARAKSHRMAVVVLGVFVLCWTPFFCAQLWAVWDPRAPREGPAFTILMLLASLTSCTNPWISAAFSTSLARAMARLLCPCRHRGDTG